Genomic DNA from Filimonas effusa:
GAAGCCGGCGTTGACATCGTAAAACATTACCGCGACCTGGCTTTTATGGGTTTCGTGGAAGTGATAGCCAATTTGCCTACTATCTTACGTAACCTCTCGTTTTGCAAAAAAGATATCGCTGCCTTCCGGCCCGATGCGCTTATACTCATCGATTACCCCGGCTTCAACCTCCGTATTGCCGAATGGGCTAAACAGCAGGGCATGAAGGTCATCTACTATATCTCTCCGCAGGTATGGGCCTGGAAAGAGAACAGGGTGAAAAAAATGAGGCAGCACATCGATAAAATGATGGTGATCCTGCCTTTCGAGAAAGACTATTTCAAAAACAAATGGAACTGGGAAGTTGAATATGTAGGTCACCCCCTGGTAAGGGTGATAGATGCGGTTCCGGCCAATGCGCCTTTATCGGTACAGTTACCATCGAACCGCCCGGTGATTGCCTTATTACCCGGCAGCCGCAAACAGGAGATCCTGAAAAAACTGCCGCTGATGCTGGAAGTAAGCAAGGCATTTCCCGGTTACCAGTTTGTAGTAGCCAAAGCGCCCGGGCAGGAAGATGCTTTTTATGAAAGCCTGTTATCTCCTTATACCAATGTTTCCTCGGTAAGAAATGAAACCTATGCCCTGTTACGCAAATCAAAAGCGGCACTGGTAACCAGCGGCACCGCCACACTGGAAACAGCGCTGTTTAAAGTCCCCGAAGTGGTTTGTTACAAAGGCAGCAATATCAGCTACCAGATAGCCAAACGCCTTATCAGGGTGAAATATATTTCGCTGGTAAACCTGATCATGGATAAACTGGTGGTGAAAGAACTGATCCAACAGGATCTTACTACCCAAAATATGATAGCGGAACTCACCGAACTGCTTACCAACCCGGCAAAGCAGCAACAGCTGCAAAAGGATTACGACCAGCTGCACGAATTACTCGCTGCAGGCGGTAACGCCTCAGCCAATGCCGCAAAAGAGATTCTGAACAGCTAAGAAGGCGACCATATTGCCAGCGGTAGCCCAAAAGCCAGCCCTTGCCAATATGGAAAAGGCGCTTGCCGGCAAATACAATAACGGCTGAGCATTGGCGATAGACCATAGCACTAGCTGCCAGCATAAACGGCTGGCGCCAGGATTTAGATTATCGGAATAGTGGAAGGATCAGGAAACGGATTATCATAATGAGCACTGCCAGCAGGAAAACGATAATAGAGATGCGGTTCATACCATGCATCAGGCGCATATTGGTATTACGGGGGGCCTTAGGGTCCCTTTTTCTCAGGTAAAGATATTCCGCGACTTGCCTCCAAAAGATGCTCATGGAACAAAGAATTTAATAATGATAGAAAGTATCTTCCTGATATACCGGTCATGACAGCCTCCTAAACAGACAGTCATTGACGGGTTATCCATCTCTATTCACCAGCAACGCGCCCATACAATAGGCAAGGGTTGAACCAGACCTGCCGGGTATTAAACCAAGCCTGCCGGGTATTAAACCAGGCCTGCCGGGTATTAAGCCAGGCGCTGCAGGTTTTCTTCGCTCCTGGGCGCCGCTCTTTTGATGAGAAAGTAGCCCCCAAACAAAATAGCCGAGAACAGAAGGGTTGAATAGATGCCGCCGGGGAAGGTGAAAGGAATGGCATCGTTATACGCCATCATCAGACCTTCGAATGTCCTGGGGCGGTTAAGCCCTCTTGTGCCCTGCCATCCGGCCCATACGACGAAATTGGATAAGATG
This window encodes:
- the lpxB gene encoding lipid-A-disaccharide synthase, with product MKYYIIAGEASGDLHGSNLVKELKQLDPGIQLRGWGGDLMQEAGVDIVKHYRDLAFMGFVEVIANLPTILRNLSFCKKDIAAFRPDALILIDYPGFNLRIAEWAKQQGMKVIYYISPQVWAWKENRVKKMRQHIDKMMVILPFEKDYFKNKWNWEVEYVGHPLVRVIDAVPANAPLSVQLPSNRPVIALLPGSRKQEILKKLPLMLEVSKAFPGYQFVVAKAPGQEDAFYESLLSPYTNVSSVRNETYALLRKSKAALVTSGTATLETALFKVPEVVCYKGSNISYQIAKRLIRVKYISLVNLIMDKLVVKELIQQDLTTQNMIAELTELLTNPAKQQQLQKDYDQLHELLAAGGNASANAAKEILNS
- a CDS encoding DUF6728 family protein: MSIFWRQVAEYLYLRKRDPKAPRNTNMRLMHGMNRISIIVFLLAVLIMIIRFLILPLFR